Proteins co-encoded in one Solea senegalensis isolate Sse05_10M linkage group LG8, IFAPA_SoseM_1, whole genome shotgun sequence genomic window:
- the sgcg gene encoding gamma-sarcoglycan, translating into MVREQYVSTTRGSNTPRPVHDHVYKIGIYGWRKRCLYLFILLLIIILVVNFALTIWILRVMWFNTEGMGYLQVHSDGVKLEDGESEFLLPVYAQEIHSREDSSLLVHSSDNVSLNARNENGDVTGRISVGPKETQGHTQNLLINSNNDNMLFSADGEQAVIGPDKLRVTGPEGALFQHSVEVPMLRSELFKDLRLESPTRSLSMDAPKGVHIRALNGNIEAASNMDVILQSSVGLLVLDAETVRMPNLPLSEGGVSGATQSLFEVCVCPSGKLFLSKAEVLSTCSENQDC; encoded by the exons ATGGTGCGGGAGCAGTATGTCAGCACCACCCGGGGCAGCAACACGCCCAGGCCGGTGCACGACCATGTCTACAAGATTGGCATCTATGGCTGGAGGAAGCGCTGCCTCTACCTGTTCATCTTGctgctcatcatcatcctggTGGTCAACTTTGCTCTCACCATCTGGATCCTGCGGGTGATGTGGTTCAACACG GAAGGCATGGGATACCTGCAGGTTCACTCAGATGGTGTGAAGTTGGAGGACGGCGAGTCGGAGTTTCTGCTCCCCGTCTACGCTCAGGAGATCCACTCCAGAGAA gACTCTTCACTTCTGGTGCACTCGTCAGACAATGTTTCCCTTAACGCCCGTAATGAAAATGGTGATGTCACAGGGAGGATATCAGTGG GTCCAAAAGAGACTCAGGGACACACTCAGAATCTGCTCATTAACTCCAACAATGACAACATGCTGTTCAGTGCAGATGGTGAACAGGCTGTGATTGGACCAGACAAACTCCGAGTCACAG gTCCAGAGGGGGCACTGTTCCAGCATTCAGTGGAGGTGCCAATGCTCAGGTCTGAACTTTTCAAAGACTTGAG GTTGGAGTCTCCTACTCGATCTCTCAGTATGGATGCCCCGAAAGGTGTTCACATCAGAGCCTTAAACGGCAACATTGAAGCTGCTTCCAACATGGATGTCATCCTGCAGTCTAGTGTTGGACTG CTGGTGCTGGACGCTGAGACGGTGCGGATGCCAAATCTCCCCCTGAGTGAAGGAGGCGTGTCTGGAGCGACGCAGAGTCTCTTCGAGGTCTGCGTGTGTCCCAGTGGCAAACTCTTCTTGTCCAAGGCTGAGGTCCTCTCCACTTGCAGTGAGAATCAGGACTGCTAG
- the rps25 gene encoding 40S ribosomal protein S25 gives MPPKQDKKKDTGKSKKDKDPVNKSGGKAKKKKWSKGKVRDKLNNLVLFDKATYEKLYKEVPNYKLITPAVVSERLKIRGSLARNALQELLAKGMIKLVSKHRAQLIYTRNTKGGDEEGAPEKA, from the exons ATG CCTCCCaaacaagacaagaagaagGACACTGGGAAGTCCAAAAAGGACAAGGACCCAGTCAACAAATCTGGAGGCAAAGCCAAGAAGAAG AAGTGGTCCAAGGGAAAAGTTAGGGATAAGCTCAACAACCTGGTCCTCTTCGACAAGGCCACCTACGAAAAGTTGTACAAAGAAGTCCCCAACTACAAACTCATCACCCCTGCTGTTGTGTCTGAGAGGCTGAAGATCCGTGGCTCTCTGGCCAGGAACGCCCTTCAGGAACTGCTTGCTAAAG GCATGATCAAACTGGTGTCCAAACACAGAGCACAGCTGATTTACACACGTAACACCAAGGGTGGAGATGAGGAGGGAGCACCAGAGAAAGCATAA
- the trappc4 gene encoding trafficking protein particle complex subunit 4: protein MVIFSVYVVNKAGGLIYQYDNYVPRAEAEKTFSYPLDLVLKHHDEKVVVSFGQRDGIRVGHAVLSINGVDVMGKNTAEGKDILEYLKDATNYPVSIRFGRARLSSNEKLMLASMFHSLFAIGSQLSPEVGSSGIEMLETDVFKLHCFQTLTGIKFIVLADPRQSGIDALLRKIYEIYSDFALKNPFYSLEMPIRCELFDQNLKSSLEVAEKAGNFGAGS, encoded by the exons ATGGTGATCttcagtgtgtatgtggtgAACAAGGCTGGAGGTTTAATCTACCAGTATGACAACTACGTCCCGAGAGCGGAGGCCGAGAAAACTTTCAGCTACCCTTTAGATCTGGTGCTCAAACACCACGATGAAAAAGTGGTGGTGTCGTTTGGACAGCGTGACGGGATCAGAG TGGGACATGCGGTGCTGTCCATCAATGGAGTTGATGTGATGGGGAAGAACACAGCAGAAGGAAAGGACATCCTTGAATACCTTAAAGATGCCACAAACTATCCTGTGTCAATCAGATTTGGACGAGCGCGCCTGAGCTCCAATGAGAAGCTGATGCTGGCGTCCATGTTTCACTC GTTGTTCGCTATAGGTTCACAGTTATCTCCTGAAGTTGGCAGCTCAGGGATCGAGATGCTAGAAACGGATGTCTTTAAACTCCACTGTTTCCAGACACTCACAG GGATAAAGTTCATTGTGTTGGCAGACCCCCGGCAATCTGGCATCGATGCTTTATTGAGGAAGATTTATGAAATCTATTCAGATTTTGCCCTCAAGAACCCATTCTACTCTCTGGAAATGCCAATCAG gtgtgAACTCTTTGATCAGAACCTGAAGAGTTCGCTGGAGGTCGCAGAGAAAGCCGGTAACTTTGGAGCTGGATCTTGA
- the slc37a4a gene encoding glucose-6-phosphate exchanger SLC37A4a, with product MATVNYGYYRGTIFLAMFVGYTLYYFNRKTFSFVMPAVMEEIELDKDDLGMITSSQSLAYAISKFISGVLSDQISARWLFSIGLFMVGGINVVFSWSSTVAVFSALWFLNGLGQGLGWPPCGRVLRKWFEPSQFGTWWAVLSCSMNLAGSLGPIIATVLAESYSWRTILSVSGLICVAVSFVCLLVIKNEPKDVGLPNIETATKKSKGGSSSNESTLSEFLLSPYLWLLSVSYLVVFGVKTACTDWGQLFLIQDKGQSTFMGSSYMSALEVGGLLGSLAAGYLSDKAVAKQGMRIYGNPRHFILICMMVGMSVSMYLFRITVSPVSSKAWILSLGAAFGFCSYGPIALFGVIANESAPSNYCGTSHAIVALMANIGGFLSGLPFSTIAKHHGWEMAFWVAEIACGVTAVGFFLLRNIQSKMGRVSKKTD from the exons ATGGCTACAGTGAATTATGGATACTACAGAGGAACTATATTTCTGGCCATGTTTGTTGGCTACACACTGTACTACTTTAACAGAAAGACGTTCTCCTTTGTGATGCCGGCTGTCATGGAGGAGATCGAGCTGGACAAGGATGACCTGG GAATGATCACCAGCAGTCAGTCTTTGGCCTACGCTATCAGTAAGTTCATCAGCGGCGTGCTTTCAGACCAGATCAGCGCCCGCTGGCTCTTCTCCATTGGCCTGTTCATGGTGGGAGGCATCAATGTTGTCTTCTCCTGGTCGTCCACGGTGGCCGTCTTCTCTGCCCTGTGGTTTCTCAACGGCCTCGGTCAAGGCCTTGGTTGGCCTCCCTGTGGCAGGGTGCTGCGCAAG TGGTTTGAGCCGTCTCAGTTTGGGACGTGGTGGGCCGTCCTCTCCTGCAGCATGAATCTGGCTGGCAGCCTGGGGCCCATCATTGCCACGGTGTTGGCCGAGAGTTACAGCTGGAGGACGATACTGTCCGTCTCTGGACTGATTTGTGTGGCCGTCTCCTTCGTCTGCCTGCTGGTCATCAAGAATGAGCCTAAGGACGTGGGACTGCCCAACATCGAGACAGCAACCAAGAAGAGCAAAGGGG GATCCTCAAGTAATGAAAGCACCCTCTCTGAGTTTCTGCTGTCTCCTTACCTGTGGCTGCTCTCTGTGTCCTACCTGGTGGTGTTCGGGGTGAAGACGGCCTGCACTGACTGGGGCCAACTGTTTCTCATTCAGGACAAGGGCCAATCTACATTCATGG GTAGCTCATACATGAGTGCCCTGGAGGTGGGGGGACTGTTGGGCAGTCTTGCAGCAGGATACCTCTCTGACAAGGCTGTGGCCAAA CAAGGAATGAGAATCTATGGCAATCCCCGTCACTTCATCCTGATCTGCATGATGGTTGGTATGAGTGTGTCCATGTACCTGTTCAGAATCACAGTTTCTCCCGTCAGCTCAAAG GCGTGGATTCTCAGTTTGGGTGCTGCATTTGGTTTTTGCTCTTATGGACCGATTGCATTGTTTGGTGTCATAGCCAATGAGAGCGCCCCATCCAACTACTGTGGGACATCGCATGCCATTGTTGCCTTGATGGCCAACA TTGGTGGCTTCCTGTCCGGACTACCGTTCAGCACAATTGCAAAGCACCATGGCTGGGAAATGGCCTTCTGGGTAGCAGAGATCGCCTGTGGTGTCACCGCTGTTGGATTCTTTCTGCTGCGCAACATCCAGTCAAAGATGGGAAGAGTGTCCAAGAAGACAGACTAA